The Theileria orientalis strain Shintoku DNA, chromosome 2, complete genome genome has a window encoding:
- a CDS encoding uncharacterized protein (Erv1/Alr domain containing protein) — protein sequence MEDNYKRCVDPSCYDRDPSSKLLDNYPPDRTELGNAGWLFLHTIATQYPEKPDEDTKLRYLGFLHSFARLYPCSICREGLVPIYKQIPPNVESRKSFLLWTSRLHNFVNKDTGKPEENYTYEQLLEKYSS from the exons ATGGAGGATAACTATAAAAGATGTGTAGATCCTTCCTGTTATGATAGAGATCCGTCCTCAAAATTACTCGATAACTACCCTCCCGATCGTACGGAGCTGGGAAACGCCGGGTGGCTTTTTCTACACACAATCGCTACACAATACCCAGAAAAACCA GACGAAGATACGAAGCTGAGGTATTTGGGATTTCTACACTCCTTTGCTAGGCTCTACCCATGCTCAATATGCAGAGAAGGCCTCGTTCCCATTTATAAGCAGATACCACCCAATGTTGAGTCTAGGAAGAGCTTCTTGCTATGGACCTCTAGGCTGCACAATTTTGTCAACAAGGACACCGGTAAGCCCGAGGAGAACTACACCTACGAGCAACTGCTTGAAAAATACTCaagttaa